In Leptospira harrisiae, a genomic segment contains:
- a CDS encoding phosphoribosylanthranilate isomerase yields MGTGYKIKICGIKDLATLELCVDLQVDYVGLNFSPRSPRAITSDTAEDLLCIRQKSGFPKLVFLFFENTPTEIKTLTEHFQPDLIQLIRGDQFLNPQIWNEFTDTQKLLPAIRIQSKVTNDEDLEPKSNLVILDSYQKDFGGGTGHTFPWEYVTSVKRPFLLAGGINPDNVITALETVRPYGIDVASGVETDGKKDSKKIKTLVQNVRTL; encoded by the coding sequence ATGGGAACCGGATACAAAATTAAAATCTGCGGAATCAAAGACCTGGCCACATTAGAACTTTGTGTGGATCTCCAGGTCGATTATGTAGGACTCAACTTTTCTCCTCGTTCCCCTCGTGCCATCACTTCTGATACCGCAGAAGACCTACTCTGCATCAGACAAAAATCTGGATTTCCAAAACTTGTATTTTTGTTTTTTGAAAACACCCCTACTGAAATTAAAACTTTAACAGAGCATTTCCAACCGGACCTCATCCAACTCATTCGAGGAGATCAATTCCTAAATCCGCAAATTTGGAATGAATTCACAGATACACAAAAACTTTTACCTGCCATTCGCATCCAATCTAAGGTCACAAATGATGAAGACCTGGAACCTAAATCAAATTTAGTGATTTTGGACAGTTATCAAAAGGATTTTGGTGGTGGAACGGGGCATACTTTCCCTTGGGAATATGTAACATCAGTAAAACGACCTTTCCTTCTAGCTGGTGGGATCAATCCAGACAATGTCATTACCGCTTTAGAAACTGTTCGTCCATACGGAATCGATGTAGCTAGCGGTGTGGAGACTGACGGGAAAAAAGATTCAAAAAAAATAAAAACTTTGGTACAAAATGTCCGAACACTATGA
- a CDS encoding Mur ligase family protein: MLFLDFLHSLQNIEKTRNFNVFKEYSLDELSNLFLFVKSKHKIQNPIRISVVGTNGKGSTSHYLASLLSILGYKTGLYTSPHLLTPLERFQIFVDGKPQVPKEDEVESFFKKTILPDLEKFKSLSYFEFLTIFSFLYFASQNADFEIWEAGLGGRLDATKLVYADHVVLTKIGIDHSEILGDTKEKICLEKLGILTEVCRNLVAMDPEDSSLQTLIQNFPKGNIPVHLFPLEEKPTYLETNFLFSRKVLSQLLPDQMPNLNSISFQTVEKPRGRMEILQNSPEIVFDPAHNPDAIATTTREFAKKHKTFSLLLGSLPDKDRQGILSVLVGFPLQSLILWEGSGFGDFQELPAALEPITTRAEKEDELSPLFQGRSPVLVLGSFRLYGIVAKLIQNTTNM, translated from the coding sequence ATGTTGTTTTTAGATTTTTTACATAGCTTACAAAATATAGAAAAAACAAGAAACTTTAATGTTTTCAAAGAGTATTCTTTGGATGAACTTTCTAATCTTTTTTTATTTGTAAAATCTAAACACAAAATTCAGAATCCAATTCGCATCAGTGTTGTTGGAACGAATGGGAAAGGATCTACCTCACATTACCTTGCCTCCCTATTATCCATTCTTGGATACAAAACAGGTTTATATACTTCTCCCCACCTACTAACGCCTCTAGAACGATTTCAAATCTTTGTAGATGGCAAACCACAAGTTCCCAAAGAAGATGAGGTAGAATCTTTTTTTAAGAAAACAATCCTTCCTGATTTAGAAAAATTCAAATCACTTTCCTATTTTGAATTTTTAACTATTTTTTCTTTCCTCTATTTTGCTTCACAAAATGCGGACTTCGAAATTTGGGAAGCTGGTCTCGGGGGACGATTGGATGCCACAAAACTAGTGTATGCGGATCATGTAGTATTAACAAAAATTGGAATAGACCATTCTGAAATTTTAGGTGACACCAAAGAAAAAATCTGTTTGGAAAAATTAGGTATCCTAACAGAAGTTTGCCGAAACCTTGTGGCGATGGATCCTGAAGATAGTTCCTTACAAACTCTCATTCAAAATTTTCCGAAAGGGAACATACCTGTCCATCTCTTCCCTCTCGAAGAAAAACCCACCTATTTAGAAACTAACTTTCTTTTTTCACGAAAAGTCTTAAGCCAACTACTTCCGGACCAAATGCCAAATCTTAACTCCATATCCTTTCAAACTGTAGAAAAACCTCGCGGCCGTATGGAAATTCTACAAAATTCCCCTGAAATTGTTTTTGATCCCGCACACAACCCGGACGCCATCGCTACAACCACCCGAGAGTTTGCCAAAAAACACAAAACCTTCTCCCTACTTTTGGGGAGCCTTCCCGATAAAGACCGCCAAGGAATTTTGTCTGTACTCGTAGGTTTTCCGCTCCAATCTCTGATTCTTTGGGAGGGGAGCGGGTTTGGAGACTTCCAAGAACTCCCAGCAGCTTTAGAACCAATCACCACCAGGGCAGAGAAGGAAGATGAGCTATCACCCCTATTTCAAGGCAGATCTCCGGTATTGGTGTTAGGAAGTTTTCGTCTCTATGGAATTGTGGCAAAATTAATACAAAATACAACAAACATGTAA
- a CDS encoding glycosyltransferase family 2 protein, with protein MPLPLSCAIITLNEEDNIFRTLNALSFIEDIVVIDSGSTDNTVDLAKSFGARVFFRKFVNYADQKNFAIEQTKYDWVLAIDADEVVSDGLKSEITELFSKNKIQSVGYLIPRLTYYLGKWIRFGGYYPNYQIRLFKKTAGEFSGGLVHERVKLSGKPIKLKNPLYHYSYKNISDHLQFIDRYSSLFAEEEFRKGKTSSVFWAFLKACFKGFYMYWIRLGILDGKQGFVLALLGFYYNFLKYLKLYEKSNSISSFFVMVDSVHDVKSSKTTKKDGNQIHVG; from the coding sequence ATGCCCCTTCCTTTATCCTGTGCCATCATTACCCTCAACGAAGAGGATAACATCTTTCGCACACTCAATGCCCTTTCGTTCATAGAAGATATCGTTGTGATTGATTCTGGTTCCACCGACAATACGGTAGATCTCGCAAAGTCATTTGGAGCTCGTGTGTTTTTTCGTAAGTTTGTTAACTATGCTGACCAAAAGAACTTTGCAATCGAACAAACTAAATACGATTGGGTACTTGCCATCGATGCTGACGAAGTGGTATCCGATGGTTTAAAATCAGAAATCACAGAACTATTTTCGAAAAACAAAATACAATCAGTGGGTTACCTTATCCCACGTTTGACCTATTATTTAGGGAAGTGGATCCGTTTTGGAGGATACTACCCTAACTACCAAATCAGATTATTTAAAAAAACTGCCGGTGAGTTTAGCGGAGGTTTGGTGCACGAAAGGGTAAAACTATCAGGAAAACCAATCAAACTAAAAAACCCACTCTATCATTATTCCTATAAAAATATCTCAGACCATCTACAATTTATTGATCGTTATTCAAGTTTGTTTGCTGAGGAAGAATTTAGAAAAGGCAAAACAAGTTCTGTATTCTGGGCTTTTTTAAAAGCTTGTTTCAAAGGTTTTTATATGTATTGGATTCGTCTTGGAATCCTAGATGGAAAACAAGGATTTGTTTTAGCCTTACTAGGATTTTATTATAATTTTCTTAAGTATTTAAAGTTATATGAAAAATCGAATTCAATCTCTTCTTTCTTTGTTATGGTTGATTCGGTTCATGATGTAAAGAGCAGTAAAACCACCAAGAAAGATGGCAACCAAATTCACGTTGGATAA
- a CDS encoding shikimate dehydrogenase family protein produces the protein MYSKHTEIFGILGYPLGHTLSPLIHNTLFQLSGYDGVYLVFENERWNEIGLRPLIDLGVKGVSVTIPFKEWAYSQANIVCKASQTMGSSNTLLFRKGIEAVNTDGTGAVTSILKFNPKLLDPNKENQILVLGSGGSAKGILFSIAETLHKNAKKGKIQRKVKILARNEFATKEILNSLGNPEWLGTTTKENCMEETENYDLVIHTTPVGMKGFGGEPLLHSDFFSKKHTLFDIVYNPLETDLVRQAKKKKAEIIPGYHMLLYQGIRQFELFTNTSVKSKWIRKVESLLLKQLKNRV, from the coding sequence TTGTATTCAAAACACACTGAAATATTTGGGATCTTGGGATATCCCTTAGGCCATACGCTTTCGCCTTTGATTCATAACACTCTTTTCCAACTCTCTGGATATGATGGTGTGTATTTGGTTTTTGAAAACGAACGTTGGAATGAGATAGGACTTCGCCCGCTGATTGACTTGGGTGTCAAAGGAGTTTCTGTGACCATTCCCTTTAAAGAATGGGCCTATTCACAAGCGAACATTGTTTGTAAAGCTTCCCAAACGATGGGCTCTTCCAATACCCTACTCTTCCGCAAAGGGATCGAAGCTGTGAACACAGATGGAACTGGTGCAGTTACATCCATCCTAAAATTTAATCCCAAACTTTTAGATCCAAATAAGGAAAATCAAATTTTAGTATTAGGCAGTGGGGGGAGTGCCAAAGGTATTTTATTTTCAATCGCAGAAACTCTCCATAAAAATGCAAAAAAAGGAAAGATCCAACGCAAAGTAAAGATCCTAGCGAGAAACGAATTCGCAACCAAAGAGATTTTAAATTCATTAGGAAATCCTGAATGGCTTGGAACTACTACGAAAGAAAACTGTATGGAAGAAACAGAAAACTATGACCTTGTCATCCATACAACACCAGTCGGTATGAAAGGATTCGGGGGTGAGCCACTCCTTCACTCGGACTTTTTTAGTAAAAAACATACGTTATTTGATATAGTTTATAACCCACTCGAAACAGATTTAGTGAGACAAGCTAAGAAAAAAAAAGCAGAGATCATCCCGGGATACCATATGTTACTTTACCAAGGGATCAGACAGTTTGAATTATTTACGAACACCTCAGTGAAATCCAAATGGATCAGGAAGGTGGAGTCGCTCCTTTTAAAACAGTTAAAAAATCGTGTTTAA
- a CDS encoding TetR/AcrR family transcriptional regulator, translated as MQTPKEHTRKEILQAAREEFIQLGFEKASMRTIAKKAKVSTSNIYNYFENKEHLLTEILQPVLSGMEKAFAYVSHPDYFEKRFNDSYEAWQERFHIALNYVDNNRDDFILLLTKSQGSHLEEFPDTVLTRLTKINFDQYSSFKEKNPSYKGEVSEFVVRNILSFFLNIFVQMVRQGISKQDMLVYQDSFLKFLHFGYKGSIASDLS; from the coding sequence ATGCAAACTCCCAAAGAACATACACGAAAAGAAATCTTACAAGCGGCTCGAGAGGAATTCATCCAACTCGGTTTTGAGAAGGCTAGTATGCGAACCATTGCTAAAAAAGCAAAGGTATCCACGAGTAATATCTACAATTACTTTGAAAACAAAGAACACCTTCTAACAGAGATACTACAGCCGGTTCTATCTGGAATGGAAAAAGCTTTTGCTTATGTTTCTCATCCAGATTATTTTGAAAAAAGATTTAACGATAGTTATGAGGCCTGGCAAGAGAGATTTCATATAGCTCTGAATTATGTAGATAACAATCGAGACGATTTTATTCTACTATTAACCAAATCACAAGGCTCACATTTAGAAGAATTTCCAGATACGGTTCTCACTCGTCTGACAAAAATCAACTTTGACCAGTACAGCAGTTTCAAGGAAAAAAATCCGAGTTACAAAGGGGAAGTCAGCGAGTTTGTTGTTCGCAATATTCTTTCCTTTTTTCTCAATATCTTTGTGCAGATGGTTCGCCAAGGAATTTCCAAACAAGATATGTTGGTGTATCAGGATAGTTTCCTTAAATTTTTACACTTTGGATACAAAGGATCGATTGCCTCTGATCTGAGTTGA